In Dromaius novaehollandiae isolate bDroNov1 chromosome 16, bDroNov1.hap1, whole genome shotgun sequence, one genomic interval encodes:
- the CHRNA4 gene encoding neuronal acetylcholine receptor subunit alpha-4 isoform X2, with protein sequence MGFRLSNGNLLLLLCASVFPARGRVETRAHAEERLLKKLFSGYNKWSRPVANISDVVLVRFGLSIAQLIDVDEKNQMMTTNVWVKQEWHDYKLRWDPQEYENVTSIRIPSELIWRPDIVLYNNADGDFAVTHLTKAHLFYDGRIKWMPPAIYKSSCSIDVTFFPFDQQNCTMKFGSWTYDKAKIDLVSMHSHVDQLDYWESGEWVIINAVGNYNSKKYECCTEIYPDITYSFIIRRLPLFYTINLIIPCLLISCLTVLVFYLPSECGEKITLCISVLLSLTVFLLLITEIIPSTSLVIPLIGEYLLFTMIFVTLSIIITVFVLNVHHRSPRTHTMPDWVRKIFLDIVPRLLFMKRPSAVKDNCKKLIESMHKITNAPRLWSETDMEPNFTTSSSPSPQSNEPSPTSSFCAHLEEPAKPQPVCKSPSSQYTVLHPEPVQVSCSSPQSSCHPLSDTQSTSISKGRSLSVQQMYSPNKAEEGSIRCRSRSIQYCYLQEDSSQTNGQSSGSPASQRFHLNAEQPQHKPHRCKCKCKKNEAAGMTGQGTNTHSAKDQHLLLMSPALKLAVEGVHYIADHLRAEDADFSVKEDWKYVAMVIDRIFLWMFIIVCLLGTVGLFLPPWLAGMI encoded by the exons ATGGGATTTCGCCTGTCTAACGGaaacctcctccttctcctgtgTGCCAGCGTCTTCCCCG cCCGCGGCCGCGTGGAGACCCGCGCCCACGCCGAGGAACGCCTCCTGAAGAAGCTCTTCTCCGGCTACAACAAGTGGTCCCGCCCCGTGGCCAACATCTCCGACGTGGTCCTCGTCCGCTTCGGCCTGTCCATCGCCCAGCTCATCGACGTC GATGAGAAGAATCAAATGATGACCACAAATGTGTGGGTGAAGCAG GAGTGGCACGACTACAAGCTGCGCTGGGATCCCCAAGAATACGAAAACGTCACATCCATTCGAATCCCCTCGGAGCTCATCTGGAGGCCAGATATTGTTCTCTACAACAA TGCTGATGGTGATTTTGCAGTCACCCACCTGACCAAGGCCCACCTCTTCTATGATGGGAGAATTAAATGGATGCCACCCGCTATCTATAAAAGCTCCTGCAGCATCGATGTTACCTTCTTCCCCTTTGACCAGCAAAACTGTACAATGAAGTTTGGCTCCTGGACCTATGACAAAGCCAAGATAGACCTGGTGAGCATGCACAGCCACGTGGACCAGCTCGACTACTGGGAGAGTGGGGAATGGGTCATCATAAATGCGGTGGGCAATTACAACAGCAAGAAATATGAATGTTGCACAGAGATCTACCCTGATATAACTTACTCCTTCATCATCAGGAGGCTGCCCTTGTTCTACACAATCAATCTGATCATCCCCTGCCTGCTTATCTCTTGCCTGACTGTCTTGGTCTTCTACTTACCCTCTGAATGTGGAGAGAAGATAACCTTGTGCATCTCAGTGCTGCTGTCACTCACTGTGTTCCTGCTGCTCATCACAGAGATCATCCCTTCAACCTCCTTGGTCATTCCCTTGATTGGAGAGTATCTGCTCTTCACCATGATATTTGTCACCTTGTCTATCATCATCACTGTCTTTGTGCTCAACGTGCACCATCGCTCCCCACGTACCCACACTATGCCCGACTGGGTGAGGAAGATCTTCCTTGATATAGTCCCACGGCTCCTTTTTATGAAACGGCCCTCTGCAGTGAAAGACAATTGTAAGAAGCTCATTGAATCCATGCACAAAATAACCAACGCACCAAGGCTTTGGTCTGAGACTGACATGGAACCCAACTTCACTACCTCATCTTCGCCGAGCCCCCAGAGTAATGAGCCTTCCCCCACATCTTCCTTCTGCGCCCATCTTGAGGAGCCAGCCAAGCCCCAACCTGTCTGCAAATCCCCTTCCAGCCAGTACACTGTGCTGCACCCAGAGCCCGTTCAGGTGTCCTGCTCCTCACCACAGTCCTCCTGCCACCCCCTGAGTGACACCCAGAGCACATCCATCTCCAAAGGCCGCTCCTTAAGTGTTCAGCAGATGTACAGTCCCAACAAAGCAGAGGAAGGGAGCATCCGCTGTAGGTCCCGGAGCATCCAGTATTGCTACCTGCAGGAGGATTCCTCCCAGACCAACGGCCAGTCCAGCGGCTCTCCAGCATCCCAGCGGTTCCACCTGAATGCAGAACAGCCCCAGCACAAACCCCATCGGTGCAAATGTAAGTGCAAAAAGAACGAGGCCGCTGGCATGACAGGTCAAGGGACCAACACTCACAGCGCCAAAGACCAACATCTTCTGCTGATGTCTCCGGCCCTGAAGCTGGCGGTGGAAGGAGTTCATTATATTGCAGATCACCTGCGAGCAGAAGATGCAGATTTCTCA GTGAAGGAAGACTGGAAGTACGTTGCAATGGTCATCGACCGAATCTTTCTCTGGATGTTCATCATCGTGTGCTTGCTGGGAACTGTTGGGCTCTTCCTCCCACCCTGGCTGGCAGGAATGATCTAA
- the CHRNA4 gene encoding neuronal acetylcholine receptor subunit alpha-4 isoform X1 produces MGFRLSNGNLLLLLCASVFPARGRVETRAHAEERLLKKLFSGYNKWSRPVANISDVVLVRFGLSIAQLIDVDEKNQMMTTNVWVKQVGAPKYTLSPVPFQFCNPNSPSFATACFWQEWHDYKLRWDPQEYENVTSIRIPSELIWRPDIVLYNNADGDFAVTHLTKAHLFYDGRIKWMPPAIYKSSCSIDVTFFPFDQQNCTMKFGSWTYDKAKIDLVSMHSHVDQLDYWESGEWVIINAVGNYNSKKYECCTEIYPDITYSFIIRRLPLFYTINLIIPCLLISCLTVLVFYLPSECGEKITLCISVLLSLTVFLLLITEIIPSTSLVIPLIGEYLLFTMIFVTLSIIITVFVLNVHHRSPRTHTMPDWVRKIFLDIVPRLLFMKRPSAVKDNCKKLIESMHKITNAPRLWSETDMEPNFTTSSSPSPQSNEPSPTSSFCAHLEEPAKPQPVCKSPSSQYTVLHPEPVQVSCSSPQSSCHPLSDTQSTSISKGRSLSVQQMYSPNKAEEGSIRCRSRSIQYCYLQEDSSQTNGQSSGSPASQRFHLNAEQPQHKPHRCKCKCKKNEAAGMTGQGTNTHSAKDQHLLLMSPALKLAVEGVHYIADHLRAEDADFSVKEDWKYVAMVIDRIFLWMFIIVCLLGTVGLFLPPWLAGMI; encoded by the exons ATGGGATTTCGCCTGTCTAACGGaaacctcctccttctcctgtgTGCCAGCGTCTTCCCCG cCCGCGGCCGCGTGGAGACCCGCGCCCACGCCGAGGAACGCCTCCTGAAGAAGCTCTTCTCCGGCTACAACAAGTGGTCCCGCCCCGTGGCCAACATCTCCGACGTGGTCCTCGTCCGCTTCGGCCTGTCCATCGCCCAGCTCATCGACGTC GATGAGAAGAATCAAATGATGACCACAAATGTGTGGGTGAAGCAGGTGGGTGCACCAAAATATACGCTTTCCCCTGTTCCTTTTCAGTTTTGCAATCCAAACTCCCCCAGCTTTGCAACTGCTTGTTTTTGGCAGGAGTGGCACGACTACAAGCTGCGCTGGGATCCCCAAGAATACGAAAACGTCACATCCATTCGAATCCCCTCGGAGCTCATCTGGAGGCCAGATATTGTTCTCTACAACAA TGCTGATGGTGATTTTGCAGTCACCCACCTGACCAAGGCCCACCTCTTCTATGATGGGAGAATTAAATGGATGCCACCCGCTATCTATAAAAGCTCCTGCAGCATCGATGTTACCTTCTTCCCCTTTGACCAGCAAAACTGTACAATGAAGTTTGGCTCCTGGACCTATGACAAAGCCAAGATAGACCTGGTGAGCATGCACAGCCACGTGGACCAGCTCGACTACTGGGAGAGTGGGGAATGGGTCATCATAAATGCGGTGGGCAATTACAACAGCAAGAAATATGAATGTTGCACAGAGATCTACCCTGATATAACTTACTCCTTCATCATCAGGAGGCTGCCCTTGTTCTACACAATCAATCTGATCATCCCCTGCCTGCTTATCTCTTGCCTGACTGTCTTGGTCTTCTACTTACCCTCTGAATGTGGAGAGAAGATAACCTTGTGCATCTCAGTGCTGCTGTCACTCACTGTGTTCCTGCTGCTCATCACAGAGATCATCCCTTCAACCTCCTTGGTCATTCCCTTGATTGGAGAGTATCTGCTCTTCACCATGATATTTGTCACCTTGTCTATCATCATCACTGTCTTTGTGCTCAACGTGCACCATCGCTCCCCACGTACCCACACTATGCCCGACTGGGTGAGGAAGATCTTCCTTGATATAGTCCCACGGCTCCTTTTTATGAAACGGCCCTCTGCAGTGAAAGACAATTGTAAGAAGCTCATTGAATCCATGCACAAAATAACCAACGCACCAAGGCTTTGGTCTGAGACTGACATGGAACCCAACTTCACTACCTCATCTTCGCCGAGCCCCCAGAGTAATGAGCCTTCCCCCACATCTTCCTTCTGCGCCCATCTTGAGGAGCCAGCCAAGCCCCAACCTGTCTGCAAATCCCCTTCCAGCCAGTACACTGTGCTGCACCCAGAGCCCGTTCAGGTGTCCTGCTCCTCACCACAGTCCTCCTGCCACCCCCTGAGTGACACCCAGAGCACATCCATCTCCAAAGGCCGCTCCTTAAGTGTTCAGCAGATGTACAGTCCCAACAAAGCAGAGGAAGGGAGCATCCGCTGTAGGTCCCGGAGCATCCAGTATTGCTACCTGCAGGAGGATTCCTCCCAGACCAACGGCCAGTCCAGCGGCTCTCCAGCATCCCAGCGGTTCCACCTGAATGCAGAACAGCCCCAGCACAAACCCCATCGGTGCAAATGTAAGTGCAAAAAGAACGAGGCCGCTGGCATGACAGGTCAAGGGACCAACACTCACAGCGCCAAAGACCAACATCTTCTGCTGATGTCTCCGGCCCTGAAGCTGGCGGTGGAAGGAGTTCATTATATTGCAGATCACCTGCGAGCAGAAGATGCAGATTTCTCA GTGAAGGAAGACTGGAAGTACGTTGCAATGGTCATCGACCGAATCTTTCTCTGGATGTTCATCATCGTGTGCTTGCTGGGAACTGTTGGGCTCTTCCTCCCACCCTGGCTGGCAGGAATGATCTAA